A single window of Eucalyptus grandis isolate ANBG69807.140 chromosome 1, ASM1654582v1, whole genome shotgun sequence DNA harbors:
- the LOC104438828 gene encoding purine-uracil permease NCS1, translated as MVSTCFSLRHHLHQRPHLNPKILLRSSDHSSTTSVVQFTSRSCFTHLVRRHGCSSSAPMAYSGQSYPSPKPSDPGYFEPDPTLTNDDLRPTTPSERTFSGWEMASLWIGLVVGVPTYYLAGSLVDLGMAWWQGIATVVAANAILLVPLVLTGHPGAKYGVPFPVLARSSFGVRGAHVPALLRALVGCGWYGIETWIGGEAIFLLLPGSLKQSALSQPWPWLGTSPLEFACFIAFWLAQLTIVWKGIEGIRQLEKYSAPILIALTSCLFAWAYVKAGGLGHMLALSSKLSSSQFWALFFPSLTANISFWATLALNIPDFTRYAKSQRDQVIGQAGLPLFMGLFTFVGLAATSSTEVIFGRVISNPIQLLGQIGGLATTLVAILGISLATITTNIAANVMAPANALVNLSPSWFTFRRGALITALMGIAFQPWRLLQSSESFVYTWLVGYSALLGPIGGIILADYYLVRSTELSIKELYTLSPYGAYYYSGGYNLAAMASLVVGILPVIPGFLQKVGALSVIPDAFVVIYNNAWFFSFFLAGLLYWVLSSFSGKSRKSLPYDPLLPAES; from the coding sequence ATGGTCTCCACTTGCTTcagtcttcgtcatcatcttcatcagcgCCCCCACCTCAATCCCAAGATTCTTCTCCGGTCCTCTGATCATTCCTCCACTACTTCTGTGGTCCAATTCACCTCCAGATCATGCTTCACGCATCTAGTTCGACGCCACGGATGCTCTAGCTCGGCACCCATGGCGTACTCGGGGCAATCCTACCCGAGCCCGAAGCCTTCGGATCCCGGTTACTTCGAGCCAGACCCGACCCTCACCAACGATGACCTCCGGCCCACCACGCCCTCGGAGCGGACCTTCTCCGGGTGGGAGATGGCCAGCCTGTGGATCGGGCTCGTGGTCGGGGTCCCCACCTACTACCTGGCCGGGAGCCTGGTCGACCTTGGCATGGCCTGGTGGCAGGGGATCGCGACCGTGGTGGCCGCCAACGCGATCCTGCTGGTGCCGCTCGTCCTGACGGGCCACCCGGGGGCAAAGTACGGCGTCCCGTTCCCCGTGCTCGCCCGCTCCTCCTTCGGGGTCCGCGGGGCGCACGTCCCGGCCCTGCTGAGGGCTCTGGTCGGCTGCGGTTGGTACGGCATCGAGACGTGGATCGGCGGCGAGgccatcttcctcctcctgcCGGGTTCCCTGAAGCAGTCCGCCCTGTCGCAGCCTTGGCCTTGGCTGGGCACGTCCCCGCTGGAGTTCGCTTGCTTCATTGCATTTTGGCTAGCCCAATTGACCATAGTTTGGAAGGGCATCGAGGGGATCAGGCAGCTTGAGAAGTACTCGGCTCCAATCCTGATCGCCCTCACTTCCTGCCTCTTCGCTTGGGCCTATGTCAAGGCCGGCGGCCTCGGTCACATGCTTGCCCTGTCGTCGAAACTGTCGTCGTCCCAGTTCTGGGCGCTGTTTTTCCCTTCCCTGACTGCGAACATAAGCTTCTGGGCCACGCTTGCGCTCAACATCCCGGACTTCACGAGGTATGCCAAGAGCCAGAGGGACCAGGTCATCGGTCAAGCGGGGCTCCCGCTCTTCATGGGCTTGTTCACGTTCGTGGGCTTGGCGGCGACCTCCTCGACGGAGGTGATCTTTGGCCGCGTGATCTCGAACCCGATCCAGCTCTTAGGCCAAATCGGGGGCCTCGCGACCACTTTGGTGGCCATCCTAGGAATCAGCCTGGCCACCATCACCACAAACATAGCTGCCAACGTGATGGCACCGGCGAACGCCCTGGTCAACCTTAGCCCTTCCTGGTTCACCTTCAGGAGAGGAGCCCTTATTACAGCACTCATGGGCATAGCCTTCCAGCCGTGGCGGCTCCTCCAGTCGAGCGAGAGCTTCGTGTATACGTGGTTGGTGGGTTACTCCGCGCTGTTGGGCCCAATCGGAGGCATCATTTTGGCTGATTACTATCTTGTCCGGAGCACTGAGTTAAGCATCAAGGAGTTGTACACTTTGAGTCCTTATGGGGCTTATTACTACTCCGGAGGCTACAATTTGGCGGCGATGGCTTCGCTGGTGGTCGGGATTCTCCCGGTTATTCCAGGTTTCTTGCAGAAAGTCGGGGCTCTGTCGGTGATTCCCGATGCCTTCGTGGTCATCTACAACAATGCTTggttcttcagcttctttttaGCTGGTTTACTTTACTGGGTTTTGTCGAGTTTTTCTGGGAAATCCAGGAAGTCTCTTCCTTATGACCCACTTTTGCCTGCTGAAAGTTGA